One stretch of Brachyhypopomus gauderio isolate BG-103 chromosome 8, BGAUD_0.2, whole genome shotgun sequence DNA includes these proteins:
- the slc38a3b gene encoding sodium-coupled neutral amino acid transporter 3 isoform X1 → MEPVQSEMSILVNGKGPDPEDDSVPMKTMMEEDQNDSMNRLDDAEGTIAENVEFLPNGGGKKPRFTDFEGKTSFGMSVFNLGNAIMGSGILGLAYAMSNTGILLFLFLLTAVAALSCYSIHLLLKASGVVGIRAYEQLGFRAFGTPGKMAAGIAITLQNIGAMSSYLFIVKSEFPLVIQAFLKADTNSGEWYLNGNYLVVLVTISMILPLAIMKQLGYLGYTSGFSLSCMVFFLTAVIYKKFQIPCPFEEFSANSTTHSVIPVHSNASVLVGHAHHYDAAHEVDDAHCGPRMFTLNSQTAYTIPILAFAFVCHPEVLPIYTELKNPSQRKMQHVSNLSIFIMYSMYFLAALFGYLTFFENVEPELLHTYSRIDPYDTLILCVRLAVLTAVTLTVPIVLFPVRRAIQQMIFPDKTFNWIRHIAIALVLLTLINMLVIFAPNILGIFGIIGATSAPCLIFIFPAVFYIRIVPKDEESLRSTPKVMAACFAGLGVLFMIMSLSFIIIDWTTGGGSAIGGH, encoded by the exons ATGGAGCCCGTCCAATCAGAGATGAGCATCCTAGTCAACGGGAAAGGCCCTGACCCCGAGGATGACAGCGTGCCGATGAAGACTATGATGGAGGAAGACCA GAATGATTCGATGAACAG GCTTGATGATGCTGAAGGGACCATAGCTGAGAACGTGGAGTTCCTTCCCAACGGTGGAGGCAAGAAGCCACGATTCActgat TTCGAAGGGAAGACCTCTTTTGGCATGTCTGTCTTCAATCTTGGCAATGCCATTATGGGCAGTGGAATTCTAGGCTTGGCATACGCCATGTCCAACACTGGCATTCTCCTTTTTTT GTTCCTCCTCACGGCGGTTGCTGCTCTGTCCTGCTACTCAATTCACCTTTTGCTTAAAGCTTCTGGCGTTGTTG GAATCAGAGCCTACGAGCAGCTGGGTTTTCGGGCCTTCGGCACACCTGGAAAAATGGCAGCTGGGATCGCTATCACACTACAGAACAtcggag CTATGTCCAGCTACTTGTTCATCGTAAAGTCTGAGTTCCCTCTGGTCATCCAGGCCTTCTTGAAGGCAGACACCAACTCTGG AGAATGGTATCTAAATGGCAACTATCTTGTGGTTCTGGTCACCATATCTATGATTCTGCCCTTGGCCATCAtgaagcagttgg GTTACCTTGGATACACCAGTGGCTTCTCTCTCAGTTGCATGGTCTTTTTTCTGACTGCG GTCATTTATAAGAAGTTCCAGATTCCGTGCCCCTTTGAAGAGTTCTCTGCCAACAGCACCACACACTCGGTCATACCTGTGCACTCGAACGCCTCCGTGCTGGTTGGCCACGCCCACCATTATGATGCAGCCCACGAGGTAGATGATGCCCACTGCGGTCCGCGTATGTTCACTCTCAACTCTCAG ACCGCGTACACCATCCCCATTCTGGCCTTTGCCTTTGTGTGTCACCCCGAAGTACTGCCCATCTACACTGAACTGAAGAA CCCTTCTCAACGGAAGATGCAGCATGTCTCCAACCTCTCCATTTTTATTATGTACTCCATGTATTTCCTCGCTGCCCTTTTTGGTTATCTGACCTTCTTTG AAAATGTGGAGCCAGAACTACTCCACACCTACAGCAGAATCGATCCCTACGACACTCTGATCCTCTGTGTGCGATTGGCTGTGCTGACCGCGGTCACACTGACTGTACCAATTGTGCTTTTTCCC GTGCGCAGAGCTATACAGCAGATGATATTCCCCGACAAGACCTTCAACTGGATCCGACACATTGCCATTGCACTTGTCCTCCTCACCTTAATCAACATGCTCGTCATCTTCGCCCCGAACATCTTGGGCATCTTTGGCATCATCG gtGCCACCTCGGCCCCGTgcctcatcttcatcttcccTGCTGTCTTTTACATCCGCATCGTGCCCAAGGATGAAGAGTCCTTGCGCTCCACCCCCAAAGTCATG gctgcCTGTTTTGCTGGTTTGGGTGTGCTCTTCATGATTATGAGTTTGAGCTTTATCATCATCGACTGGACAACAGGGGGAGGCAGTGCAATTGGTGGTCACTAG
- the slc38a3b gene encoding sodium-coupled neutral amino acid transporter 3 isoform X2: MEPVQSEMSILVNGKGPDPEDDSVPMKTMMEEDQLDDAEGTIAENVEFLPNGGGKKPRFTDFEGKTSFGMSVFNLGNAIMGSGILGLAYAMSNTGILLFLFLLTAVAALSCYSIHLLLKASGVVGIRAYEQLGFRAFGTPGKMAAGIAITLQNIGAMSSYLFIVKSEFPLVIQAFLKADTNSGEWYLNGNYLVVLVTISMILPLAIMKQLGYLGYTSGFSLSCMVFFLTAVIYKKFQIPCPFEEFSANSTTHSVIPVHSNASVLVGHAHHYDAAHEVDDAHCGPRMFTLNSQTAYTIPILAFAFVCHPEVLPIYTELKNPSQRKMQHVSNLSIFIMYSMYFLAALFGYLTFFENVEPELLHTYSRIDPYDTLILCVRLAVLTAVTLTVPIVLFPVRRAIQQMIFPDKTFNWIRHIAIALVLLTLINMLVIFAPNILGIFGIIGATSAPCLIFIFPAVFYIRIVPKDEESLRSTPKVMAACFAGLGVLFMIMSLSFIIIDWTTGGGSAIGGH, encoded by the exons ATGGAGCCCGTCCAATCAGAGATGAGCATCCTAGTCAACGGGAAAGGCCCTGACCCCGAGGATGACAGCGTGCCGATGAAGACTATGATGGAGGAAGACCA GCTTGATGATGCTGAAGGGACCATAGCTGAGAACGTGGAGTTCCTTCCCAACGGTGGAGGCAAGAAGCCACGATTCActgat TTCGAAGGGAAGACCTCTTTTGGCATGTCTGTCTTCAATCTTGGCAATGCCATTATGGGCAGTGGAATTCTAGGCTTGGCATACGCCATGTCCAACACTGGCATTCTCCTTTTTTT GTTCCTCCTCACGGCGGTTGCTGCTCTGTCCTGCTACTCAATTCACCTTTTGCTTAAAGCTTCTGGCGTTGTTG GAATCAGAGCCTACGAGCAGCTGGGTTTTCGGGCCTTCGGCACACCTGGAAAAATGGCAGCTGGGATCGCTATCACACTACAGAACAtcggag CTATGTCCAGCTACTTGTTCATCGTAAAGTCTGAGTTCCCTCTGGTCATCCAGGCCTTCTTGAAGGCAGACACCAACTCTGG AGAATGGTATCTAAATGGCAACTATCTTGTGGTTCTGGTCACCATATCTATGATTCTGCCCTTGGCCATCAtgaagcagttgg GTTACCTTGGATACACCAGTGGCTTCTCTCTCAGTTGCATGGTCTTTTTTCTGACTGCG GTCATTTATAAGAAGTTCCAGATTCCGTGCCCCTTTGAAGAGTTCTCTGCCAACAGCACCACACACTCGGTCATACCTGTGCACTCGAACGCCTCCGTGCTGGTTGGCCACGCCCACCATTATGATGCAGCCCACGAGGTAGATGATGCCCACTGCGGTCCGCGTATGTTCACTCTCAACTCTCAG ACCGCGTACACCATCCCCATTCTGGCCTTTGCCTTTGTGTGTCACCCCGAAGTACTGCCCATCTACACTGAACTGAAGAA CCCTTCTCAACGGAAGATGCAGCATGTCTCCAACCTCTCCATTTTTATTATGTACTCCATGTATTTCCTCGCTGCCCTTTTTGGTTATCTGACCTTCTTTG AAAATGTGGAGCCAGAACTACTCCACACCTACAGCAGAATCGATCCCTACGACACTCTGATCCTCTGTGTGCGATTGGCTGTGCTGACCGCGGTCACACTGACTGTACCAATTGTGCTTTTTCCC GTGCGCAGAGCTATACAGCAGATGATATTCCCCGACAAGACCTTCAACTGGATCCGACACATTGCCATTGCACTTGTCCTCCTCACCTTAATCAACATGCTCGTCATCTTCGCCCCGAACATCTTGGGCATCTTTGGCATCATCG gtGCCACCTCGGCCCCGTgcctcatcttcatcttcccTGCTGTCTTTTACATCCGCATCGTGCCCAAGGATGAAGAGTCCTTGCGCTCCACCCCCAAAGTCATG gctgcCTGTTTTGCTGGTTTGGGTGTGCTCTTCATGATTATGAGTTTGAGCTTTATCATCATCGACTGGACAACAGGGGGAGGCAGTGCAATTGGTGGTCACTAG